A genomic stretch from Sulfobacillus thermosulfidooxidans includes:
- a CDS encoding 2-phosphosulfolactate phosphatase — MAIYLRPALEDFLGAGAILSQFDPWALSVEAQVAAWAFQNAQANLSSIVMQSSSGCELIARGFTSDVLIASECNVSTVIPVFKDGAYIPSSL, encoded by the coding sequence ATGGCCATCTATCTGCGGCCCGCTCTTGAAGATTTTCTTGGAGCAGGGGCGATTTTGAGTCAGTTCGATCCGTGGGCCTTGTCGGTGGAGGCGCAGGTTGCGGCCTGGGCTTTTCAAAACGCCCAAGCGAATTTGTCAAGCATCGTGATGCAATCATCGTCCGGCTGTGAACTCATCGCCAGAGGATTTACCTCTGACGTTTTAATCGCTAGTGAATGCAATGTAAGCACCGTAATTCCAGTGTTCAAAGATGGAGCTTATATTCCGTCATCGTTATGA
- a CDS encoding DJ-1/PfpI family protein, translating to MPRVLILTGDAAESLEVMYPFQRLQEEGYDVDIAAPSKKVLRTVVHDFEPGFDTYTEKPGYRIEANIAFKDVHPEDYVAVVIPGGRAPEYIRNDPDFARIVQYFFHTEKPVAQICHAPIALAAAHVMTGRTSAAYPALKADVEAAGATFVDGAAVIDGHMVSARAWPDHPQWMRAFMKMLKENAPVIP from the coding sequence ATGCCACGTGTTCTTATTCTTACAGGGGATGCCGCCGAATCCCTTGAGGTCATGTATCCCTTTCAACGATTGCAAGAAGAAGGATATGATGTCGACATCGCTGCCCCCAGTAAAAAGGTTCTCCGAACCGTGGTACATGATTTTGAACCCGGGTTTGACACATATACCGAAAAACCTGGGTACCGTATTGAAGCCAACATCGCCTTCAAAGATGTCCACCCCGAGGATTATGTTGCCGTAGTCATCCCAGGTGGACGGGCTCCGGAATATATTCGCAATGATCCGGATTTTGCCCGCATTGTCCAATATTTTTTCCACACCGAAAAACCTGTTGCGCAAATTTGTCATGCCCCGATTGCTTTAGCGGCAGCCCATGTTATGACCGGCAGAACATCTGCGGCCTATCCCGCCTTAAAAGCCGATGTCGAGGCCGCCGGCGCCACATTTGTTGACGGTGCTGCTGTCATAGATGGCCATATGGTGTCAGCTCGTGCTTGGCCTGACCATCCCCAGTGGATGCGGGCTTTTATGAAAATGCTCAAAGAGAATGCTCCCGTAATCCCTTAG
- a CDS encoding 2-phosphosulfolactate phosphatase, producing MGDERFYQSTYPIRFEWGQEGVRRLAPLSGVVVIVDVLSFCTAVDVAMSKDAIVFPYRYHDPSALTFAQSVDAILAGERGHAFSLSPSSLLFLPSKTRIVLPSPNGSTCTVVAQEAGCVVIAGCLRNASHVAAFIKRHYAREMISVIACGEQWPNGHLSAARS from the coding sequence ATGGGCGACGAGAGATTTTATCAAAGTACTTACCCGATTCGCTTTGAGTGGGGACAAGAGGGCGTTAGACGCTTAGCGCCTCTCTCAGGCGTCGTGGTTATTGTCGATGTGTTATCTTTTTGCACGGCCGTGGATGTCGCTATGTCAAAAGATGCCATAGTTTTTCCCTACAGGTATCACGATCCATCGGCTTTGACATTTGCTCAATCCGTTGATGCCATTTTAGCCGGTGAGCGTGGCCACGCTTTCTCGTTATCGCCGAGTTCCTTATTGTTTTTGCCGTCTAAAACTCGCATTGTTTTGCCATCGCCAAATGGCTCGACATGTACGGTTGTCGCGCAAGAGGCAGGATGTGTAGTCATAGCCGGCTGCCTTCGAAATGCCAGTCATGTGGCGGCTTTTATTAAGCGGCATTATGCCCGCGAGATGATTAGTGTCATCGCATGCGGAGAACAATGGCCCAATGGCCATCTATCTGCGGCCCGCTCTTGA
- a CDS encoding SLC13 family permease — protein MEGLSPELEVVPQESGTVEMLPVRHVEVAWTTWLGLAAAFAIFFAVLEWLPLGSQLDTHQRATLAVTLWACTVWITGALPKAISGLSIPVLLYLSGATSKSVAFAGFTSNTSLLVIGSFLIASALNARHLDRRIALTIMSWAKPKLSSFLKTYILAQTATAVIIPAIVARAAIFLPIVQGTNALLEPGDKGHRARQAMTMSAVGFAAVFAGPLFLTGSMPNVIVAHQLNHQAGAHIYWFQWFWLNLPLAGLIPIMYFWTLRHFKIHDVGLRHGPETIVTERAKLGPLNLTDKLSLGVVALAVVLWATGHWTHLSTGLVAVGAACLLFLPGLLSGYWQRIERHMMWGVWLLLGGAVCMSNAFTVTKTNVWLSHQLQHFFPTADWLVLFVLAVVTMQVLRIGIVSNVGSIALFTPIIVTLAMTLHLNPVSFSMGVLNVDSYALLIPLEIEACLVAYASGEFTFGEFFRAGAPLTAIAILYMIVVMIPWWALIGYPIWQP, from the coding sequence CTGTCGCCAGAGTTAGAAGTAGTCCCGCAAGAGTCGGGAACAGTGGAAATGCTTCCTGTTCGACATGTGGAGGTTGCGTGGACGACGTGGTTGGGATTGGCGGCAGCGTTCGCCATTTTCTTTGCTGTGTTGGAATGGCTTCCTCTCGGTTCTCAACTAGATACTCATCAACGGGCGACGTTGGCTGTCACTTTATGGGCCTGTACGGTGTGGATTACGGGTGCGCTACCCAAGGCCATATCGGGTCTGAGTATTCCGGTGTTACTTTATCTGAGTGGGGCAACATCGAAATCTGTGGCTTTTGCGGGGTTTACGAGTAATACCTCACTGCTTGTGATTGGGTCATTTTTGATTGCTTCTGCTCTCAATGCCCGTCACTTGGACCGACGCATCGCCTTGACAATTATGTCGTGGGCTAAACCCAAGCTCTCGAGTTTTCTGAAGACCTATATTCTTGCGCAAACGGCAACGGCCGTGATCATTCCGGCGATCGTTGCCCGTGCGGCGATCTTTTTGCCAATTGTGCAAGGTACCAATGCGTTATTAGAACCCGGGGACAAAGGGCACCGGGCGCGGCAGGCGATGACGATGAGCGCGGTGGGATTCGCCGCGGTCTTTGCAGGTCCCTTGTTTTTGACGGGCTCGATGCCCAATGTCATTGTCGCTCACCAATTAAATCATCAGGCTGGCGCCCACATTTATTGGTTTCAGTGGTTTTGGCTCAATCTGCCTCTTGCCGGGTTAATTCCCATCATGTATTTTTGGACGCTGCGCCATTTCAAAATCCACGATGTGGGATTGCGTCATGGTCCCGAAACCATTGTGACGGAGCGGGCGAAACTAGGGCCACTCAATCTGACCGATAAGCTGTCATTAGGCGTGGTGGCTCTCGCCGTTGTACTGTGGGCGACCGGTCACTGGACGCATCTGTCTACCGGTTTGGTCGCCGTGGGTGCTGCTTGTCTTCTGTTCCTGCCCGGGCTGTTATCAGGATATTGGCAGCGGATTGAACGGCATATGATGTGGGGAGTCTGGTTGTTGTTGGGAGGAGCGGTGTGCATGAGTAATGCCTTTACCGTAACCAAAACCAACGTATGGCTCTCCCATCAGCTTCAGCACTTTTTTCCGACGGCTGATTGGCTGGTGCTATTCGTCTTGGCGGTTGTGACCATGCAAGTCTTACGCATTGGCATTGTGAGTAATGTGGGATCGATTGCATTATTTACGCCAATCATCGTGACATTAGCGATGACTTTACATTTAAATCCGGTGTCCTTTAGTATGGGCGTTCTCAACGTGGATTCTTATGCCTTGTTAATTCCTTTAGAAATCGAGGCGTGCCTCGTCGCCTATGCCTCGGGAGAATTTACCTTTGGCGAATTTTTCCGTGCCGGAGCGCCCTTAACCGCTATCGCTATCCTTTACATGATAGTTGTCATGATTCCGTGGTGGGCTCTCATTGGTTATCCCATTTGGCAACCTTAA